One genomic region from Gemmatimonadaceae bacterium encodes:
- a CDS encoding TylF/MycF/NovP-related O-methyltransferase, which yields MADRFGFALIRKTEPPVAHPDLDPEFFALHARCKPYTLTSIERVYALRQAVRYVVRHGVAGDIVECGVWRGGSMMAAALTLLELGDTSRTLWLYDTYEGMSEPTERDINRGNRAARRRWERSQQDGHNAWNYAPLDDVRRNVEATGYPESRLRFVKGKVEDTLPGTMPERIAILRLDTDFYESTYHELTHLYPLLASRGVLLLDDYGHWRGARDAVDRYLAEHDPPILLDRIDYSGRLAVKP from the coding sequence GTGGCGGACCGGTTCGGGTTCGCGCTCATTCGCAAGACCGAACCGCCGGTCGCGCACCCTGACCTCGATCCCGAGTTCTTCGCGCTCCACGCGCGGTGTAAACCGTACACGCTCACGTCGATCGAGCGCGTGTACGCTCTGCGGCAGGCGGTCCGGTACGTCGTGCGGCACGGCGTCGCCGGCGACATCGTCGAGTGTGGCGTGTGGCGCGGCGGAAGCATGATGGCCGCGGCGCTCACGCTGCTCGAGTTAGGCGACACGAGCCGCACCCTGTGGCTCTACGACACGTACGAAGGCATGAGCGAGCCCACGGAGCGCGACATCAACCGCGGCAATCGCGCCGCGCGCCGCCGCTGGGAGCGGTCGCAGCAGGACGGCCACAACGCATGGAACTATGCGCCGCTCGACGACGTGCGCCGGAACGTCGAGGCCACCGGCTATCCCGAGTCCAGGCTGCGCTTCGTCAAGGGCAAGGTGGAGGACACGCTCCCCGGCACGATGCCGGAGCGCATCGCGATCCTGCGTCTCGACACGGATTTCTACGAGTCGACGTACCACGAGCTCACGCATTTGTATCCGTTGCTGGCGTCTCGAGGGGTCCTGCTCCTGGACGACTATGGGCACTGGCGGGGTGCGCGCGATGCTGTCGATCGTTATCTGGCGGAACACGACCCGCCGATTTTGCTGGACCGCATCGACTACTCGGGGCGGCTCGCGGTCAAACCGTGA
- a CDS encoding AraC family transcriptional regulator has translation MALHFGDTPYTIGTSRTARVGRMNLVTLVPDPKLLRIRLAAPPAFTVRALDAVDGPTGLTTTLDAAPVNLIVIDPADPRCAGRVNDLAGVLTRFDWIPCVVYASLTATGISPLPQLMRGSLSGLLLAGIDDSTTAIRDLILRLTADAVANLLLDALARPIERLPAPLVDAIRLLFAAPHRFPSVEDLASAASMSRRHVHRVVTDAGLTSPTQLLVTARVLRAYQMLRSGDITVQGAAQRLRIAPRILARHLRLTTSVRSSREMNQMAPTEVVTHCVRSLYRPPAAMRLAVGDSSHIEREAPPGPPRPGHA, from the coding sequence ATGGCGCTGCACTTTGGGGACACACCATACACCATCGGGACATCTCGCACGGCACGGGTGGGCCGCATGAATCTCGTGACGCTGGTGCCGGACCCGAAGCTGCTGCGCATTCGATTGGCGGCGCCCCCCGCCTTCACCGTGCGTGCGCTCGATGCCGTCGACGGGCCGACCGGTCTAACGACGACCCTCGACGCGGCCCCCGTCAACCTCATCGTCATTGATCCCGCAGATCCGCGGTGCGCGGGCCGCGTGAACGACCTGGCCGGCGTGCTCACCCGCTTCGACTGGATCCCGTGCGTCGTCTACGCCAGCCTCACCGCGACGGGCATCAGTCCCCTGCCGCAGCTCATGCGCGGCAGCCTGAGCGGCCTCCTGCTCGCGGGGATCGACGACAGCACCACCGCCATCCGCGACCTCATCCTCCGCCTAACGGCTGACGCGGTGGCCAACCTGCTGCTCGATGCGCTCGCCCGGCCGATTGAACGGCTGCCGGCACCGCTCGTCGACGCCATTCGCCTGCTCTTCGCCGCGCCGCACCGGTTTCCGTCGGTGGAGGATCTCGCGTCGGCCGCCAGCATGTCGCGCCGGCACGTGCACCGCGTGGTCACCGACGCGGGCCTCACGTCGCCCACGCAGCTGCTCGTCACGGCGCGCGTGCTGCGCGCCTATCAGATGCTTCGCTCCGGCGACATCACGGTGCAAGGCGCGGCGCAGCGGCTTCGCATCGCGCCGCGGATCCTGGCGCGACATCTGAGATTGACCACCTCGGTGCGCTCGTCGCGCGAGATGAACCAGATGGCCCCGACCGAGGTCGTCACACACTGCGTGCGATCGCTGTACCGGCCGCCCGCCGCGATGCGCCTGGCCGTCGGCGACTCGTCGCACATCGAGCGCGAGGCGCCGCCGGGTCCCCCGCGGCCAGGCCACGCATAA
- a CDS encoding response regulator, with translation MASLYLPRVLIVDDEPTICRALSIALRRAGYDARAAESGEAAQSLLGKEHFHAMVVDLRIPDQRGDVFFELAAALHPHLRSATLMTTGDTSDRAFDLLRACRVPYLVKPFDLAELIGLIDGFTCHIRDASA, from the coding sequence ATGGCAAGCCTCTATCTGCCGCGCGTACTCATCGTCGATGACGAACCGACGATTTGCCGCGCGCTCTCGATTGCGCTGCGTCGCGCGGGCTACGACGCGCGCGCGGCCGAGTCGGGGGAGGCCGCGCAGTCGCTCCTCGGCAAGGAACACTTCCATGCGATGGTCGTCGACCTGCGCATTCCCGACCAGCGCGGCGACGTGTTCTTCGAGCTCGCGGCGGCGCTGCACCCGCACCTTCGGTCGGCGACGCTCATGACGACGGGCGACACGAGCGACCGTGCATTCGACCTGCTTCGCGCCTGCCGCGTACCGTATCTCGTGAAGCCCTTCGATCTCGCCGAGCTCATCGGGCTCATCGACGGCTTCACGTGTCACATCCGAGACGCCAGCGCCTAA